The proteins below are encoded in one region of Metabacillus dongyingensis:
- the iolE gene encoding myo-inosose-2 dehydratase, whose product MFKTNQVKLAIAPIGWTNDDMPELGGEVTFEQCISEMALSGFTGSEVGNKYPRDTKVLKKALSLRGLEIASAWFSSFLTSKPFEETADAFKEHRDFLFEMGAKVIVVSEQGNSIQGQMETSLFDHKPVFTENEWMLLLEGLHHLGDLAAEKGMKIVYHHHMGTGIQTTEEIARLMTGTDPAKVSLLYDTGHLVFSGEDHLAVLNTYMDRIHHVHLKDVRADIVKKVSEEKLSFLQAVKAGVFTVPGDGLIDFKPVFEALSAAEYKGWLVVEAEQDPAVANPFEYALKARQYIREMSGI is encoded by the coding sequence ATGTTTAAAACCAATCAAGTGAAATTAGCTATTGCACCAATCGGCTGGACAAATGATGATATGCCTGAGCTTGGCGGGGAAGTGACATTCGAGCAATGTATTAGTGAAATGGCGCTATCCGGATTTACAGGAAGTGAAGTGGGAAATAAATATCCGCGTGACACAAAGGTACTAAAAAAGGCATTGTCTTTACGCGGTTTAGAAATTGCCAGCGCATGGTTCAGCTCCTTTTTAACATCAAAACCATTTGAAGAAACTGCGGATGCGTTTAAAGAACACCGTGACTTTTTGTTTGAGATGGGTGCAAAAGTGATTGTGGTATCTGAACAAGGCAACAGCATCCAAGGACAAATGGAGACATCGCTGTTTGATCATAAGCCAGTCTTCACAGAAAACGAATGGATGCTGCTATTGGAAGGTTTGCATCATCTTGGAGATCTCGCAGCGGAAAAAGGTATGAAAATTGTCTACCATCATCACATGGGTACTGGTATTCAGACGACAGAAGAAATTGCCCGGTTAATGACTGGAACGGATCCTGCAAAGGTTTCGCTTCTTTACGATACAGGGCACCTTGTATTCTCAGGGGAAGACCATCTTGCCGTGTTAAACACCTATATGGATCGCATTCATCATGTTCACTTAAAAGATGTCCGGGCCGATATTGTTAAAAAAGTGAGTGAAGAAAAGCTGAGCTTTTTACAGGCTGTCAAAGCTGGCGTATTTACAGTGCCGGGAGATGGTTTAATCGACTTCAAGCCAGTGTTTGAAGCGTTGAGTGCAGCTGAATATAAAGGCTGGCTTGTCGTTGAGGCTGAGCAGGACCCAGCAGTTGCCAATCCTTTTGAATATGCATTGAAAGCACGCCAGTATATTCGTGAAATGAGCGGGATTTAA
- a CDS encoding 5-deoxy-glucuronate isomerase has translation MYEKLDELTEGYTEMTKGDGKHSDMMQDIGIYAMQAGKSETLSDSIQETAILLLEGAVQIEWSGKTQEMKRDSVFEEDPWCLHVPKGVDVTITALSASEVLVQKTDNDRIFEAKLYTPKDCKSTVAGEGVWNGTAERVIRTIFDYNSAPYSNLVIGEVISYPGRWSSYPPHHHAQPEVYYYRFDKPQGFGCAMVGPEAYRVEHNSFITIPGDLDHPQATAPGYAMYFCWMIRHLENSPWTERIMEEEHKWLLEPDAKIWPEK, from the coding sequence ATGTATGAAAAATTAGATGAACTAACAGAAGGGTATACGGAAATGACAAAAGGCGACGGTAAACACAGCGATATGATGCAGGATATCGGTATTTATGCCATGCAGGCTGGTAAATCGGAAACACTAAGCGACAGTATTCAAGAAACAGCGATACTGCTTCTTGAAGGTGCCGTTCAAATAGAATGGAGCGGGAAGACACAGGAAATGAAGCGTGATAGCGTTTTTGAAGAAGATCCTTGGTGTCTTCACGTTCCCAAAGGTGTAGATGTAACGATTACGGCGCTTTCAGCAAGCGAAGTGCTAGTTCAAAAAACAGACAATGACCGTATATTTGAAGCGAAATTATATACGCCGAAGGATTGCAAGAGCACAGTTGCCGGAGAAGGCGTCTGGAACGGAACGGCAGAACGTGTCATCCGGACTATTTTTGATTATAATAGTGCTCCTTATTCGAATCTTGTTATAGGAGAAGTCATTTCCTATCCAGGCCGATGGTCCAGCTATCCGCCTCACCATCATGCTCAGCCAGAAGTGTACTATTACCGTTTTGATAAACCTCAAGGCTTTGGATGTGCAATGGTCGGACCGGAAGCATACCGCGTTGAGCACAACAGTTTTATTACGATTCCAGGTGACCTTGACCATCCTCAGGCTACTGCACCGGGATATGCTATGTATTTCTGCTGGATGATTCGCCATCTGGAAAACAGCCCATGGACAGAACGAATCATGGAAGAGGAACATAAATGGCTGCTTGAGCCCGATGCAAAAATCTGGCCGGAAAAATAA
- a CDS encoding MFS transporter — protein sequence MRQPQNFHIVFLSIVFCFWFSMYIYIPTFSIYLDVLDMGYYASGIIMGSYGIMQIIIRFPLGIAADKYKISSKLLVAFGFAVSFISALLLALTNDFMPIFFGRFLAGVTAAMWVVLTIWYSSSFEESRSLKAMGILQSMTVASQLISMAISSWIADVLGFTSLFWIGGIFALIGLFLVLSLSSADTVEAEDKTGEGKQGKSIVKHVVKNRKLWSLSLLSLLSHAVLFTTIFGFSSVYFNELNDHAAAILLLVIAFMVPHVLAPVVLALKKRSFTNPFLIMFICFVIGALSLLMMGGTNNWAVYCFLHTILGLSLGFIFPVLLDQVSKTNHKAGSKTAMGFYQSLYSIGIVAGPIAAGYIAREVDLRGVFIMSSILLFIGGMISAAESATYQKSRKYKREHQVST from the coding sequence ATGCGGCAGCCTCAGAATTTTCATATCGTTTTTCTCAGTATTGTTTTTTGCTTTTGGTTTTCGATGTATATTTATATCCCAACATTCAGTATTTATTTGGATGTATTAGATATGGGATATTATGCCTCAGGAATAATCATGGGCAGCTATGGGATCATGCAAATAATCATCAGATTCCCATTAGGCATCGCGGCGGATAAATATAAAATCAGCAGCAAATTATTGGTGGCCTTCGGGTTTGCCGTTTCATTCATTAGCGCACTATTGCTGGCCTTGACGAATGACTTTATGCCAATCTTTTTCGGACGGTTTCTTGCGGGTGTTACAGCTGCCATGTGGGTAGTCCTGACCATTTGGTATAGTTCTTCTTTTGAAGAAAGCCGGTCACTAAAAGCAATGGGCATTTTACAATCAATGACTGTTGCCTCTCAATTGATCAGCATGGCAATCAGCAGCTGGATTGCTGATGTTCTGGGTTTTACAAGTTTATTCTGGATCGGTGGAATTTTTGCTTTAATCGGACTCTTCCTTGTCCTATCCCTGTCTAGTGCTGACACGGTGGAGGCAGAAGACAAAACAGGGGAAGGTAAACAGGGTAAATCAATTGTCAAGCATGTGGTGAAAAATCGGAAATTGTGGTCACTAAGTCTTTTATCCCTCTTGTCCCACGCTGTTCTCTTTACAACTATTTTTGGTTTTTCATCCGTCTATTTTAATGAGCTGAATGATCATGCTGCTGCCATACTTCTGCTTGTCATCGCTTTTATGGTACCGCACGTCCTTGCTCCTGTTGTGCTTGCTTTGAAAAAAAGATCCTTCACTAACCCCTTTTTAATAATGTTCATTTGCTTTGTTATAGGAGCTTTATCCCTATTAATGATGGGAGGCACAAACAATTGGGCTGTTTACTGTTTTTTGCACACGATATTAGGTTTGTCCCTTGGTTTTATCTTTCCTGTTCTCTTGGACCAAGTCAGCAAAACAAACCATAAAGCGGGATCCAAAACGGCAATGGGATTCTATCAGTCCCTCTATTCAATCGGAATTGTGGCAGGACCGATAGCAGCAGGCTATATTGCCAGAGAAGTGGACCTCAGGGGCGTCTTTATCATGTCGTCCATTTTGCTCTTCATTGGAGGTATGATATCTGCTGCAGAAAGTGCAACTTACCAGAAATCAAGAAAATATAAAAGGGAGCATCAAGTTTCAACATAA
- a CDS encoding competence protein ComK, with protein MGNEQEEYLDNYIANRFTMAILPEVHKGRLYSRVIEVEKELFVKLSPQDIVNRSCSYFGSSYEGRKAGTKDLMGITHKPPIVIDPGNYMFFFPTSSSSRRQCAWISHAHILQYKAADFDNTEIFFTNGSSETISVSSTSFENQLYRTAQLRTIITARIEEEHRKMNLLLFPKEKQTNLIYEQIIRELNKH; from the coding sequence TTGGGAAATGAGCAAGAAGAGTATTTAGATAATTACATAGCAAACCGATTTACGATGGCAATCTTGCCCGAGGTGCACAAGGGGAGGCTGTATTCAAGAGTAATTGAGGTAGAGAAAGAGCTGTTTGTGAAGCTCAGTCCTCAGGATATTGTAAACCGCAGCTGCTCATATTTCGGCTCAAGTTATGAAGGCCGCAAAGCCGGCACGAAAGATCTAATGGGGATTACACATAAACCTCCAATAGTCATTGATCCGGGGAATTATATGTTTTTCTTTCCAACGTCTTCTTCTTCAAGAAGACAATGCGCATGGATTTCGCATGCACATATTCTTCAATATAAAGCAGCTGATTTTGATAATACAGAAATCTTCTTCACAAATGGGAGCAGTGAGACGATTTCAGTATCTTCCACTTCTTTTGAAAATCAATTATACCGGACAGCCCAGCTGCGAACGATCATTACAGCCCGTATCGAGGAAGAGCATCGTAAAATGAATCTGCTGCTGTTTCCAAAGGAAAAGCAGACTAACCTCATCTACGAACAAATCATTCGGGAGCTGAACAAGCACTAA
- a CDS encoding TVP38/TMEM64 family protein encodes MELEAFLDYFTMERMMEFFKDYRSFGPLLGIGLPLLEAFLPFLPLVVFVVANANSFGLWFGFIYSWIGSCLGAIILFLIIRKYGQERFFRIFSRNASVQRMMGWLERHGFGPLFLLLCFPFTPSAAVNIVAGLSKVSIWQFSLAVLSGKFVMIFLISFIGYDLRAMITQPERTVIAAVVIFLLWLIGKQLEKRMNVKMLEKKRDH; translated from the coding sequence ATGGAACTCGAGGCGTTTCTGGATTATTTTACAATGGAAAGAATGATGGAGTTTTTCAAAGATTACCGTTCGTTTGGCCCGCTGCTCGGCATAGGCCTGCCTTTGCTTGAAGCATTTCTGCCGTTTTTGCCGTTAGTGGTTTTTGTTGTAGCCAATGCCAATTCGTTTGGTCTGTGGTTTGGTTTTATTTATTCTTGGATTGGCAGCTGTCTTGGGGCAATCATCTTGTTTTTGATCATACGTAAATACGGACAAGAGAGATTCTTCAGAATTTTCAGCCGGAACGCATCTGTGCAGAGAATGATGGGGTGGCTTGAGAGGCACGGGTTTGGTCCTTTGTTTTTACTGCTTTGCTTCCCGTTTACGCCTTCTGCAGCAGTTAATATCGTAGCAGGACTGTCCAAGGTGAGTATTTGGCAATTCAGTTTGGCTGTGCTGTCCGGAAAGTTTGTGATGATCTTTTTGATCAGTTTCATCGGCTACGATTTGCGGGCTATGATTACGCAGCCTGAAAGAACGGTCATTGCCGCTGTTGTGATTTTTTTATTGTGGTTGATCGGCAAGCAGCTCGAAAAGCGCATGAATGTTAAAATGCTTGAGAAGAAAAGAGATCATTAA
- the lepB gene encoding signal peptidase I: MRKRYWFFSTVITFLLIITMKNLVFVDYKVEGVSMQPTLTAGHLLSINKVNHRLFDFKRFDIVVFKAPGGEDAYIKRVIGLPGDELAYKNDKLFVNGKAMEEPYLKSQKKGTPFGRLTGNFTLKDITGRKTIPEGYLFVLGDNRLVSRDSRQFGLISQDDVIGKVKE; the protein is encoded by the coding sequence ATGAGAAAAAGATACTGGTTTTTTTCAACTGTCATCACATTCTTGCTCATTATTACCATGAAAAATCTCGTTTTCGTTGATTACAAGGTAGAGGGTGTTTCCATGCAGCCCACTTTAACAGCCGGACATCTGCTGTCCATAAATAAGGTAAATCACCGCCTGTTTGATTTCAAGCGTTTTGATATCGTTGTGTTTAAAGCACCAGGCGGAGAAGATGCTTATATCAAAAGAGTGATCGGTTTGCCCGGGGATGAACTCGCATATAAAAACGATAAGCTGTTCGTGAATGGCAAAGCTATGGAAGAACCCTATTTGAAATCGCAGAAAAAAGGGACTCCTTTCGGCAGATTAACAGGGAACTTTACATTAAAAGATATCACCGGAAGAAAAACAATTCCTGAAGGCTATCTTTTTGTTTTGGGGGATAATCGTCTCGTAAGCCGTGACAGCCGCCAATTCGGATTGATCAGCCAGGATGATGTGATCGGGAAAGTGAAAGAGTGA
- the addB gene encoding helicase-exonuclease AddAB subunit AddB, giving the protein MGVRFVLGRSGSGKTHRLLNEIRMDLFDQPEGDPIVYLVPDQMTFGIEYELIKTPDLGGMMRAQIFSFSRLAWRILQETGGISRYHISGTGIQMMLRKLVEQHKQEFKIFAKASSKSGFIEHIESMITELKRYCLTPQDMEEKLERMSVNATRQEKALADKLHDVILLYKQLEIELSGTYVDSEDYLKLLAEKIAESSYIRSADIYIDGFHSFTPQEYEVIKAIMNHAKSVTIALTADKPFHEHLPHELHLFRMTGMTYHKLSMLAEESKMDVDEVLVLNEMPRFIERPSLAHLERYLESRPLKPYEGETNAVIAQAASRRSEIEGIARKIRGFVMNERYRYKDLAVLIRNIGDYQDLIEQVFRDYEIPFFIDQKRSMLNHPVIELIRSALEVLNGNWRYEAVFRCIKTELLLPLDADKQDMREKMDQFENYVLSYGIQGSKWTKEERFVYRRYYSLDDEYVRTDEENEMEEMINQLRDLVVRPLRGLAQRMKGAKNGIGMAEALYLFLEDLDIPLKLEQLRVEAEEAGRLIEAREHAQVWSAVTGMLDEFAEMMNEHSLSRKLFSEMIETGLEAMKFALVPPAIDQVVIASLERSRLLNVKISFVVGANDGVLPARPMEKGVLTEEDRMSLHHQGIELAPTAREQLLDESFIIYLALAGASHELYISYPLADEEGKALLPSMIIKRLRDLFPDIQTEIFINEPEELPEEEQLSFIVNEDVTISYLTSQLQAWKRSYPISSIWWDTYTYFTKHEQKETLSKVVGSLFYRNEAETLQSDISRELYGEHIQGSVSRMEMFKACAFSHYATHGLKLKERQYFRLEAPDIGQMFHSALKLISDRMQQLKLDWKDLSKDQCARLSHDAVETLAPRLQREILLSSNRHHYLKRKLVSIITRASSILSEHAKASGFAPAGLELGFGKGGPLPPIRFQLENGCTMELIGRIDRVDKAESSKGVLLRIVDFKSSDKALNLAEVYYGLALQMLTYLDVIITHSKSWLGVEATPAGVLYFHVHDPMIQTASQLPQDKIEEEIFKKFKMKGLLLGDEEAVRLMDQTLDSGLSKIVSAGLKKDGGFRSDSAIASEGEFDLLRGHVRSIFQSIGTDITNGVVDIAPYKMKEKVPCTFCSFKSVCQFDQSLAENQYRMLKDDKNDVILTRLRNEAGGEENDTETK; this is encoded by the coding sequence GTGGGAGTAAGATTTGTTTTAGGGAGATCTGGAAGCGGGAAAACACACCGGCTGTTAAATGAAATCCGCATGGATCTTTTTGATCAGCCGGAGGGAGACCCAATCGTTTATTTGGTGCCGGATCAAATGACGTTTGGCATTGAATATGAGCTGATTAAGACGCCTGATTTAGGCGGGATGATGCGGGCTCAAATATTCAGCTTCAGCCGTCTGGCCTGGAGGATTCTGCAGGAAACCGGAGGAATCAGCCGTTATCATATTTCTGGCACAGGGATTCAAATGATGCTCCGGAAGCTTGTAGAACAGCATAAGCAGGAGTTTAAAATTTTTGCAAAAGCAAGCAGCAAAAGCGGATTTATCGAACATATTGAGTCGATGATTACAGAACTGAAGCGCTATTGCCTCACGCCGCAGGATATGGAAGAGAAGCTCGAGAGGATGTCAGTAAATGCCACCCGTCAGGAAAAGGCGCTTGCTGATAAGCTTCATGATGTTATCCTCCTTTATAAACAGCTTGAGATTGAACTAAGCGGAACGTATGTTGATTCAGAGGATTATCTCAAGCTTTTGGCAGAGAAAATTGCTGAATCATCTTATATTCGAAGTGCTGATATTTATATAGATGGATTTCACAGCTTTACACCGCAGGAGTATGAAGTAATCAAGGCAATTATGAATCATGCGAAAAGCGTAACCATTGCACTTACAGCGGACAAGCCGTTTCATGAGCATCTGCCGCATGAGCTGCATTTATTCAGAATGACGGGAATGACCTATCATAAGCTCTCAATGCTTGCTGAGGAATCAAAGATGGATGTGGATGAGGTGCTCGTATTAAACGAGATGCCGAGATTTATAGAACGTCCGTCTCTTGCCCATCTTGAACGATATCTTGAGTCAAGACCATTAAAGCCGTACGAAGGAGAAACAAACGCGGTGATTGCCCAGGCCGCGTCCCGCCGCTCAGAAATAGAAGGGATAGCCAGAAAAATCCGCGGTTTTGTTATGAATGAAAGGTACCGCTATAAAGATCTTGCCGTTTTAATTCGGAATATCGGCGACTATCAGGACTTAATTGAACAAGTGTTCAGAGATTATGAGATTCCATTTTTTATCGATCAAAAGCGTTCCATGCTGAATCACCCTGTCATTGAACTGATCAGATCCGCCCTGGAAGTCTTAAATGGCAACTGGCGCTATGAAGCTGTGTTCCGCTGCATTAAAACAGAACTCCTTCTTCCTCTTGATGCCGACAAGCAGGATATGCGGGAAAAAATGGATCAGTTTGAAAACTACGTGCTTTCATATGGGATTCAGGGCAGCAAATGGACGAAGGAAGAACGCTTTGTTTACCGCAGATACTATTCTCTGGACGATGAGTATGTCAGAACAGATGAAGAAAATGAAATGGAAGAAATGATCAATCAGCTAAGGGATCTGGTTGTCCGTCCGCTCCGCGGACTCGCTCAAAGAATGAAAGGTGCTAAAAACGGCATCGGCATGGCTGAGGCTCTGTACCTGTTTCTTGAAGATCTGGATATCCCGCTTAAGCTTGAGCAGCTGAGAGTGGAAGCTGAGGAAGCGGGAAGACTGATCGAGGCAAGAGAACATGCACAAGTATGGAGTGCTGTAACAGGAATGCTTGATGAGTTTGCTGAGATGATGAATGAGCATTCCCTTTCCCGCAAGCTATTTTCGGAAATGATTGAAACGGGTCTTGAAGCAATGAAGTTTGCGCTGGTTCCGCCGGCAATTGATCAGGTTGTCATCGCAAGCTTAGAACGCTCAAGGCTGCTTAACGTAAAAATTTCATTTGTTGTTGGTGCGAACGATGGTGTCCTTCCTGCCAGACCGATGGAAAAAGGCGTGCTGACAGAGGAAGACCGGATGTCCCTCCACCATCAGGGGATTGAGCTTGCGCCAACTGCGCGCGAGCAGCTTTTAGATGAGAGTTTTATTATTTATTTAGCATTGGCTGGCGCATCCCATGAGCTGTATATCTCCTATCCTCTTGCAGATGAAGAGGGAAAAGCTTTGCTGCCTTCTATGATCATAAAAAGGTTAAGAGATTTATTTCCGGACATTCAAACGGAAATCTTTATAAATGAGCCTGAGGAGCTGCCTGAAGAGGAGCAGCTGTCCTTCATTGTGAATGAAGATGTTACGATATCTTATTTGACATCCCAGCTTCAAGCCTGGAAACGAAGCTATCCAATCAGCTCCATCTGGTGGGATACGTATACGTATTTTACCAAGCATGAACAAAAAGAAACGTTATCAAAAGTGGTGGGAAGCCTGTTTTACCGAAACGAGGCAGAAACGCTGCAATCAGACATCAGCAGAGAGCTGTACGGCGAGCACATTCAAGGCAGTGTTTCGCGGATGGAAATGTTTAAGGCCTGTGCGTTTTCCCATTATGCTACACACGGACTAAAGCTGAAGGAACGGCAATATTTCCGCTTGGAGGCACCGGATATCGGTCAAATGTTTCACTCAGCTTTAAAGCTGATTTCAGATCGCATGCAGCAATTAAAGCTTGATTGGAAGGATTTATCGAAAGACCAGTGTGCCCGTCTTTCCCATGATGCAGTTGAAACGCTGGCTCCAAGGCTTCAAAGGGAAATTCTATTAAGCTCAAACCGTCATCACTATTTAAAAAGAAAGCTTGTCAGTATTATAACGAGAGCATCGTCTATCTTAAGCGAGCATGCGAAGGCAAGCGGATTTGCGCCGGCCGGTCTTGAGCTCGGTTTTGGCAAAGGCGGTCCGCTGCCTCCAATCCGTTTTCAGCTGGAAAATGGATGCACGATGGAATTGATCGGAAGGATTGACCGCGTGGATAAGGCGGAAAGCTCAAAAGGGGTTCTTCTCCGAATCGTTGATTTTAAATCAAGCGATAAAGCTCTGAATCTAGCAGAAGTGTATTACGGACTGGCCCTGCAAATGCTGACGTATTTAGATGTGATTATTACACACTCTAAAAGCTGGCTTGGAGTGGAAGCGACTCCTGCAGGCGTGCTATATTTCCATGTGCATGATCCGATGATTCAGACTGCATCTCAGCTGCCTCAGGATAAAATTGAAGAGGAGATTTTCAAGAAGTTCAAAATGAAGGGGCTGCTCCTTGGAGATGAGGAAGCTGTACGGTTAATGGATCAGACATTAGACAGCGGTCTTTCGAAAATTGTATCTGCCGGCCTTAAAAAGGATGGCGGCTTCAGGTCTGACTCTGCGATTGCAAGCGAAGGCGAATTTGATTTGCTCCGAGGACATGTGCGCTCCATTTTCCAAAGCATAGGAACCGATATTACAAACGGAGTTGTTGACATCGCTCCATACAAAATGAAGGAGAAAGTGCCATGCACGTTTTGCTCCTTTAAGTCAGTCTGTCAATTTGATCAATCATTGGCGGAAAATCAATACCGCATGCTGAAGGATGACAAAAATGATGTTATTCTCACCAGATTGCGGAACGAAGCAGGGGGGGAAGAGAATGATACCGAAACCAAGTGA